The DNA window CATTTTAGCATCAAATTGTTTTAATAAATGAAAATAGTCAAAGTTAATAAAATCGCTGAAGGCTTGCATATAGGCGTAGCTAAAATTAATTTGCCCCACCACACTGGAGCTTTCTAAAAAGCTGGTAATAGCTTTAAGTTCTTGTTTAAGTTCATTTTGCAGCTCGTTGACATTACGGCCAATGGCCCTATTTTTTAAATTTTCGGCGGTAAGCTGGCTTACCATTTGCTTACGGTTGTCATCGAGAAAAGATTCGATAACAATACTTTTAAGTTGTTCCGATTTACTAACATTTCGTAACAATAGCCTTGCATTTGTAGTAATATTATAAATATCATAAAAAAACTTACCGGCCTGCGGGGTTAATTCGTGGCTGGCTACACGGTAAAATTTACTGCGTTTTTTTAATTGGTCTTCAAAACTTTTAAGCATACGCTTTTTTTCGCGCTCTGTATCGTTACCGCTAAAAAGCATATCTATAAGACGGGCAATTAATCCTTTTTTTGGTTCACTCATTTTCTTTATCCAAATCGATAGTTAGTTACTCTATCGCCTTTATAAGGCTTAGTGCATACAATTACTTAATAATATATCGGGTAATTTAGGCTAATAACTTTAAAAGTTGGCAAATTTAGGGTTGCCACAAAAAATTAGCTAAGTTTACCGTTCCGTTTAACATATTTAATCCGGCCAAAATTTGCAAAGTGTAACTGTAGTAGCTACTATTTAAGGTACCATCTAAACTAAAATAAGGCAAGGTGGCCTCTAATATCCTAAAAGTTAGCTCGTTATGAGCTGCCGGCACAAAGGCCTCAAAAATGCTGTAAGCAAGCTGCCGGTTTTGCCGGGTAAATTGCAAGCTTTTGGCTAAAGCCCGGTTAAAACGGATAAACAAATCGGCGTTATTGTTAATTTGGTTGCTGCCGGTAACAAAGGCCGCCCCCACTAAATTAGAAAAATTGCGCAAATCAAAGTGGATAAAGCCGGGCAGTTCGGCCAAAATAACATTTTCGTGGTTGGCAAAAGTTACCGCTGCATCAATATGACCGCTTTGCAGCATAGCCAGCTGGGTAAACCCAATCCGCTCTATAGTTACGGCCCCTTCTAAATTATGATAACGCAAAAACTCGCGTAAAGCAATATAAGACGAGCCGTACAGCTCTGGCGTGCCGATAACCCTACCCCTTAGGTCGCCGGGGCTTTGCACATGAGCGTTTATGCTGGCGATAGAAAGCGGACTGCTGCGGTAATATTGAGCAAAGGCCCTTACCGGCAGGCCGCTGCTGGCGGCGATTAAAGCGTGGTCGCCATCGGTTAAAATGGCCGTTAGCTGGCCGCTCAGCAATAAAGAGGTTAAATCGGCGCCCATAATATAATCTAGCTCTAGGTTAATACCTTCTTCGGCAAAAAACCCCATTGTTATACCCACATAAAGCGGGGTAAACTGTACGTGCGGGATAAAGCCGATACCCAGCCTAAAATTATCCAGTCCCCATAAACTTTGCACCGATAAAAGTAATACAAGATAAATTTTACGCATAGTTTACTTTAACAGATTATGCCAATAACTGCAAGGGCAGTCGGCTGCCGGAGGCATTTCGGCAATAAAAAAAAGATAGATTAAGGACAGGGTAACTACCCTGCCTTTAATCTTGAGGCACCTTTTGGCCTTCTTTTAGTATTTTAACGGCGCCGGCTTTTACGCTGGCAGCTAACTCTTTAGAAGAGCAGCGGTTAGTTACTTTGGCTTTTTGCCTTTCCTGAATTACTTTAGTAGATATTTCTTTGGGGTCGGTCATACCGGGGATTGGCACCTCTTTATCGGCCTTGCCGTGAACATAACACCAAGTAAATATACTGGTTTGCTCGGGAGTTAGCCAAACATTTTGAACTATTATAAAGGTTACAATCATTTTGCCATCAAGCGGAAGCAGCCTTTTAAAATGCAATACGGCTATAAAGGTAGGAAAGCTGGCAAAAATAAGTGTTAAAAAAATACCTAGATGTACGTTATTAATTATATAGGCAGCGGTAATGCTGGCTAGTGTAAATAAAAAAAGGAGCAAGTAGCTGCGTATCCGCTTGAGTTTTACCACAAATAGTAAAGCTAAAACAATACCGGCCCCGTTAGTTGCGGCAAAGGCTAATACCCATAAAAATATAGTAGGAACAATAATATAGACAGATTTAAAGCATAAGGCCGCCACAAATAACGGCACTGAAAAAAGTACTATATTAGACCAACTATAAAAGTAAACGGCAATAAAAGCTAAGGTTAAAGTTATGATAAAATAAGTAAAGTAAAGGGCAAAAAAGAGCCCTCGTTTTAATTTAAATAACTCTCTCACCTCGATAACGGCCAAAAATACCGCTAAGTAAGCGGTAACCACAATAGCTGCTACAGGCCATTCTATGG is part of the Spirochaetaceae bacterium genome and encodes:
- a CDS encoding ABC transporter substrate-binding protein, which produces MRKIYLVLLLSVQSLWGLDNFRLGIGFIPHVQFTPLYVGITMGFFAEEGINLELDYIMGADLTSLLLSGQLTAILTDGDHALIAASSGLPVRAFAQYYRSSPLSIASINAHVQSPGDLRGRVIGTPELYGSSYIALREFLRYHNLEGAVTIERIGFTQLAMLQSGHIDAAVTFANHENVILAELPGFIHFDLRNFSNLVGAAFVTGSNQINNNADLFIRFNRALAKSLQFTRQNRQLAYSIFEAFVPAAHNELTFRILEATLPYFSLDGTLNSSYYSYTLQILAGLNMLNGTVNLANFLWQP